One genomic region from Planctomycetota bacterium encodes:
- a CDS encoding FliH/SctL family protein, translating to MRVELRPLSLTPFEEGEAASPAVSDSGAALRAEYERGLQDGARAERERWTAEAARLREVLTSAAAALEARRAELLAGVEQDLVSLAVAIAGKIVRAEIEAGRPVAPAAVRRALELVGGRREVKILLNPGDVERVERCLPDLRRDLADLGRVTLEAADRVAPGGCVVVTAEGSVDAEVAVQLEEIERGLRG from the coding sequence ATGCGTGTCGAGCTTCGACCCCTGAGCCTGACCCCGTTCGAGGAAGGCGAGGCCGCCTCCCCGGCGGTTTCCGATTCCGGCGCGGCGCTCCGCGCGGAGTACGAGCGCGGCCTGCAGGACGGCGCCCGCGCGGAGCGGGAGCGCTGGACGGCGGAAGCGGCCCGGCTTCGCGAGGTCCTGACCTCCGCCGCCGCCGCCCTCGAGGCGCGCCGCGCGGAGCTTCTGGCCGGAGTGGAGCAGGATCTCGTCTCCCTGGCCGTCGCGATCGCCGGGAAAATCGTGCGGGCCGAGATCGAAGCCGGCCGGCCCGTCGCTCCGGCGGCGGTGCGCCGCGCCCTCGAGCTCGTGGGCGGGCGGCGCGAAGTGAAGATTCTCCTCAACCCGGGGGACGTGGAGCGGGTCGAGCGTTGTCTGCCGGATCTGCGCCGCGATCTGGCGGACCTGGGCCGCGTGACCCTGGAGGCCGCCGACCGCGTCGCGCCGGGCGGGTGCGTCGTCGTGACCGCCGAGGGATCGGTGGACGCGGAGGTGGCCGTGCAGCTGGAGGAGATCGAACGGGGGCTCCGGGGATGA